The genomic region GAGTGCGAGTAGTGAATGTGTCAATTGATGGGCCAAAACACATTCATGACGCAATCCGGGGAAAAGGCAACTTTGACAAGGCACTGAATGCCCTTAAGCTGCTGAGAAAGGCGGGAATTGAGACAACAATTGCAATGACTGTTAGCGGGAAGAATTATTTGTTCATGAGATTTGCAATAAGCCTTGCAATAGACACGGGCGCAACAACTGTGAAATTCCAGCCATTTTCAGCTGATTTTCTTTCGGACCCAGCCAAGGCATCTGATTTTATGCTCTCTGAAAATGACATTCCCCAGTTTAAGAGAGAGATTGAAAAGGCAATTGAATTTGCAGATTACTGCGGGATAAGCATAAATCCAAAAGGATATTTGCGCGCAATGCCTGACTATTTCCTGGGAACGCTCAAGGTTAAGCACTGTTCTGCTCTTGAAAAAACATGTGCAGTTGATAATATTGGAAATGTATATGCGTGCTGGGCTTTCAAGGAGCCACTTGGGAATCTCAAATCAGAAACTTTCACAAACATCTGGAATTCTGATAAGTTTTCAGATATGAGAAAAAAGGCGGCTGAAGGGGAATGCCCCGGATGCCTTATGAGCTGCTACGACCAGGTGTTTGAGCCTGTTAAAAAAAGGGCTGAAATAGTTAAAAAGATGGGCAAT from Candidatus Woesearchaeota archaeon harbors:
- a CDS encoding radical SAM protein, which translates into the protein MKAEEVVISATSKCNLHCRMCDIPIKSEKDKMSTDDFKSAIGDFLRAGVKSIVISGGEPLLIEGIFEIISFAHKKGIAVSIPTNGTLINESIAKSLKNSGVRVVNVSIDGPKHIHDAIRGKGNFDKALNALKLLRKAGIETTIAMTVSGKNYLFMRFAISLAIDTGATTVKFQPFSADFLSDPAKASDFMLSENDIPQFKREIEKAIEFADYCGISINPKGYLRAMPDYFLGTLKVKHCSALEKTCAVDNIGNVYACWAFKEPLGNLKSETFTNIWNSDKFSDMRKKAAEGECPGCLMSCYDQVFEPVKKRAEIVKKMGNFKAMAVRSIKRANARIFSRKPRKILADSESETVKALLEIAESRKILEAELKRLR